The Juglans microcarpa x Juglans regia isolate MS1-56 chromosome 2S, Jm3101_v1.0, whole genome shotgun sequence genome has a window encoding:
- the LOC121253347 gene encoding uncharacterized protein LOC121253347, with the protein MAEERLTMLWEGLKLTEEEEQVVLLYDQSLQEAYWKGKHCLMSLVTSDKPINIEAFKKTMALVWRLEGWVEFLVTSDNSFFIEFQMLVDKEKVLKGRLWTFDRFLVALQEVDGSLPFNAISFTHESFWVQLHNMPLLGMNQEYGKLVASAIGNVLFVEVKEDGMGWGRSLRVKAEVNLTKALVRGRWVQGGDQRTWIAFKYERLQNFCFKCGVLKHKGKSCPLMHRDDGEAIQFGPWLRATPSKTRLSESRKYGGDGSFD; encoded by the coding sequence ATGGCTGAGGAGAGGTTGACTATGTTATGGGAAGGTCTCAAACTCACAGAGGAAGAGGAACAAGTAGTTCTTCTCTATGATCAATCCCTGCAAGAGGCATATTGGAAGGGGAAACACTGCCTCATGTCTCTGGTTACATCTGATAAGCCGATCAACATTGAAGCTTTCAAAAAAACTATGGCATTGGTATGGAGGTTGGAGGGATGGGTGGAGTTCTTGGTGACTAGTGACAACTCCTTTTTCATTGAGTTCCAAATGTTGGTAGATAAGGAGAAAGTCTTAAAAGGTCGTTTGTGGACTTTTGATCGTTTTCTAGTTGCTTTGCAAGAAGTAGATGGCAGCCTCCCTTTTAATGCTATCTCCTTTACTCATGAGTCGTTCTGGGTGCAACTTCATAACATGCCTTTATTAGGTATGAACCAGGAGTATGGGAAGCTTGTTGCGTCTGCAATTGGCAATGTGCTCTTTGTTGAAGTGAAAGAAGATGGGATGGGTTGGGGAAGAAGCCTTCGTGTGAAAGCTGAGGTGAATCTCACAAAAGCCTTGGTGCGTGGTAGATGGGTGCAAGGTGGTGACCAGAGGACCTGGATAGctttcaaatatgaaagattacaaaatttttgtttcaaatgtggAGTCTTGAAGCACAAAGGTAAAAGTTGTCCCTTAATGCATAGAGATGATGGTGAGGCGATTCAATTTGGACCTTGGCTGAGAGCCACTCCATCTAAAACCAGGTTGTCTGAATCCAGGAAGTATGGTGGCGATGGTAGTTTTGATTAA